One part of the Syngnathus acus chromosome 17, fSynAcu1.2, whole genome shotgun sequence genome encodes these proteins:
- the LOC119136709 gene encoding E3 ubiquitin/ISG15 ligase TRIM25-like isoform X3, producing the protein MAQAGVVLDKDQFTCSVCLDVLRDPVTIPCGHSYCSDCIRNYWDQDDYLGVFMCPQCRQSFSPRPALARSTLLADVVDRFQRSGLQEVPAGGGGQQQQSLAEAGDVECDVCPGRKNKAVNSCLVCLASYCELHVRPHHDSAVFKKHKLVSASKRLQESVCQRHDKLLEVYCRTDKQCICSMCLADEHKGHDTVLVEVEIQVQQRSARLATETSDGVFTDLVRSMELKRFEVRELIKAQQKQVVSQAERLLEKIQKQITEQKKREADLDRLTLADDHLHFLQSCQALEALPPATSPIPAIAVEPGLTFDSATKAVCDFKSLLQEVCQDGFVSIYEKVREVVITAPPNLPVHIDVTGHSGNVTVPLAEIHPPVQMEETGFLSPGLDQSHMSPLNPFLSPGPVVPMFVFSPFGSKLSTGSRQRHNQRRTHARKK; encoded by the exons ATGGCCCAGGCAGGGGTGGTCCTGGACAAGGATCAGTTCACCTGCTCTGTGTGTCTGGATGTCCTGCGAGATCCGGTGACCATCCCGTGCGGCCATAGCTACTGCTCCGACTGCATCCGCAACTACTGGGACCAGGATGACTACCTCGGCGTGTTCATGTGCCCCCAGTGCCGACAAAGCTTCAGCCCGAGGCCAGCCCTCGCCCGCAGCACCTTGCTAGCCGACGTGGTGGACCGATTCCAGCGTAGCGGACTCCAGGAGGTCCCGGCAGGCGGAGGggggcaacaacaacaaagcctGGCGGAGGCCGGCGACGTGGAGTGCGACGTGTGCCCCGGGAGGAAGAACAAGGCGGTCAACTCTTGCTTGGTGTGCCTGGCGTCGTACTGCGAGCTGCACGTCCGGCCCCACCACGACTCGGCCGTATTTAAGAAGCACAAGCTGGTGTCAGCCTCCAAGAGGCTCCAGGAGAGCGTGTGCCAGCGTCACGATAAGCTGCTGGAGGTCTACTGCCGCACGGACAAGCAGTGCATCTGCTCCATGTGCCTGGCGGATGAACACAAGGGACACGACACCGTGCTGGTGGAGGTGGAAATACAAGTGCAGCAG CGTTCAGCTCGGCTGGCGACGGAGACAAGCGACGGTGTCTTCACCGACCTTGTCCGCAGCATGGAGCTGAAGCGCTTCGAAGTGCGTGAGTTGATCAAGGCCCAGCAGAAGCAGGTCGTGAGTCAGGCCGAGCGGCTTCTGGAGAAGATCCAAAAGCAGATCACCGAGCAGAAGAAGCGAGAGGCCGATCTGGACCGGCTGACCCTCGCCGACGACCACCTGCATTTCCTTCAG AGCTGTCAGGCGCTGGAAGCGCTGCCGCCCGCGACGTCGCCGATCCCTGCCATCGCCGTGGAACCCGGCTTGACGTTTGACTCTGCCACAAAAGCCGTGTGCGACTTTAAATCGCTGTTGCAAGAGGTTTGCCAGGATGGCTTCGTCAGCATCTATGAGAAAG TGAGAGAAGTGGTGATCACGGCTCCCCCCAATTTGCCCGTCCACATCGACGTGACTGGGCACTCGGGTAATGTGACAGTACCCTTGGCCGAAATTCACCCCCCTGTACAAATGGAGGAGACAG GGTTCCTGTCACCTGGTTTGGACCAAAGCCACATGAGCCCACTCAACCCATTCCTAAGCCCAGGACCGGTTGTGCCCATGTTTGTCTTCTCGCCTTTTG GTTCCAAATTGTCTACGGGCTCCAGGCAGAGGCACAATCAGCGCCGCACTCATGCCAGAAAGAAATGA
- the LOC119136709 gene encoding E3 ubiquitin-protein ligase TRIM47-like isoform X2, which produces MAQAGVVLDKDQFTCSVCLDVLRDPVTIPCGHSYCSDCIRNYWDQDDYLGVFMCPQCRQSFSPRPALARSTLLADVVDRFQRSGLQEVPAGGGGQQQQSLAEAGDVECDVCPGRKNKAVNSCLVCLASYCELHVRPHHDSAVFKKHKLVSASKRLQESVCQRHDKLLEVYCRTDKQCICSMCLADEHKGHDTVLVERQLGEMKLSSQQSIQQREKEVQELRQAIFFLNRSARLATETSDGVFTDLVRSMELKRFEVRELIKAQQKQVVSQAERLLEKIQKQITEQKKREADLDRLTLADDHLHFLQSCQALEALPPATSPIPAIAVEPGLTFDSATKAVCDFKSLLQEVCQDGFVSIYEKVREVVITAPPNLPVHIDVTGHSGNVTVPLAEIHPPVQMEETGFLSPGLDQSHMSPLNPFLSPGPVVPMFVFSPFGSKLSTGSRQRHNQRRTHARKK; this is translated from the exons ATGGCCCAGGCAGGGGTGGTCCTGGACAAGGATCAGTTCACCTGCTCTGTGTGTCTGGATGTCCTGCGAGATCCGGTGACCATCCCGTGCGGCCATAGCTACTGCTCCGACTGCATCCGCAACTACTGGGACCAGGATGACTACCTCGGCGTGTTCATGTGCCCCCAGTGCCGACAAAGCTTCAGCCCGAGGCCAGCCCTCGCCCGCAGCACCTTGCTAGCCGACGTGGTGGACCGATTCCAGCGTAGCGGACTCCAGGAGGTCCCGGCAGGCGGAGGggggcaacaacaacaaagcctGGCGGAGGCCGGCGACGTGGAGTGCGACGTGTGCCCCGGGAGGAAGAACAAGGCGGTCAACTCTTGCTTGGTGTGCCTGGCGTCGTACTGCGAGCTGCACGTCCGGCCCCACCACGACTCGGCCGTATTTAAGAAGCACAAGCTGGTGTCAGCCTCCAAGAGGCTCCAGGAGAGCGTGTGCCAGCGTCACGATAAGCTGCTGGAGGTCTACTGCCGCACGGACAAGCAGTGCATCTGCTCCATGTGCCTGGCGGATGAACACAAGGGACACGACACCGTGCTGGTGGAG AGACAGCTGGGTGAGATGAAGCTCAGCTCCCAGCAGAGCATTCAGCAAAGAGAGAAGGAAGTTCAAGAGCTAAGACAAGCCATCTTTTTTCTTAAT CGTTCAGCTCGGCTGGCGACGGAGACAAGCGACGGTGTCTTCACCGACCTTGTCCGCAGCATGGAGCTGAAGCGCTTCGAAGTGCGTGAGTTGATCAAGGCCCAGCAGAAGCAGGTCGTGAGTCAGGCCGAGCGGCTTCTGGAGAAGATCCAAAAGCAGATCACCGAGCAGAAGAAGCGAGAGGCCGATCTGGACCGGCTGACCCTCGCCGACGACCACCTGCATTTCCTTCAG AGCTGTCAGGCGCTGGAAGCGCTGCCGCCCGCGACGTCGCCGATCCCTGCCATCGCCGTGGAACCCGGCTTGACGTTTGACTCTGCCACAAAAGCCGTGTGCGACTTTAAATCGCTGTTGCAAGAGGTTTGCCAGGATGGCTTCGTCAGCATCTATGAGAAAG TGAGAGAAGTGGTGATCACGGCTCCCCCCAATTTGCCCGTCCACATCGACGTGACTGGGCACTCGGGTAATGTGACAGTACCCTTGGCCGAAATTCACCCCCCTGTACAAATGGAGGAGACAG GGTTCCTGTCACCTGGTTTGGACCAAAGCCACATGAGCCCACTCAACCCATTCCTAAGCCCAGGACCGGTTGTGCCCATGTTTGTCTTCTCGCCTTTTG GTTCCAAATTGTCTACGGGCTCCAGGCAGAGGCACAATCAGCGCCGCACTCATGCCAGAAAGAAATGA
- the LOC119136709 gene encoding E3 ubiquitin-protein ligase TRIM47-like isoform X4: protein MAQAGVVLDKDQFTCSVCLDVLRDPVTIPCGHSYCSDCIRNYWDQDDYLGVFMCPQCRQSFSPRPALARSTLLADVVDRFQRSGLQEVPAGGGGQQQQSLAEAGDVECDVCPGRKNKAVNSCLVCLASYCELHVRPHHDSAVFKKHKLVSASKRLQESVCQRHDKLLEVYCRTDKQCICSMCLADEHKGHDTVLVEVEIQVQQRQLGEMKLSSQQSIQQREKEVQELRQAIFFLNRSARLATETSDGVFTDLVRSMELKRFEVRELIKAQQKQVVSQAERLLEKIQKQITEQKKREADLDRLTLADDHLHFLQSCQALEALPPATSPIPAIAVEPGLTFDSATKAVCDFKSLLQEVCQDGFVSIYEKVREVVITAPPNLPVHIDVTGHSGNVTVPLAEIHPPVQMEETGSKLSTGSRQRHNQRRTHARKK, encoded by the exons ATGGCCCAGGCAGGGGTGGTCCTGGACAAGGATCAGTTCACCTGCTCTGTGTGTCTGGATGTCCTGCGAGATCCGGTGACCATCCCGTGCGGCCATAGCTACTGCTCCGACTGCATCCGCAACTACTGGGACCAGGATGACTACCTCGGCGTGTTCATGTGCCCCCAGTGCCGACAAAGCTTCAGCCCGAGGCCAGCCCTCGCCCGCAGCACCTTGCTAGCCGACGTGGTGGACCGATTCCAGCGTAGCGGACTCCAGGAGGTCCCGGCAGGCGGAGGggggcaacaacaacaaagcctGGCGGAGGCCGGCGACGTGGAGTGCGACGTGTGCCCCGGGAGGAAGAACAAGGCGGTCAACTCTTGCTTGGTGTGCCTGGCGTCGTACTGCGAGCTGCACGTCCGGCCCCACCACGACTCGGCCGTATTTAAGAAGCACAAGCTGGTGTCAGCCTCCAAGAGGCTCCAGGAGAGCGTGTGCCAGCGTCACGATAAGCTGCTGGAGGTCTACTGCCGCACGGACAAGCAGTGCATCTGCTCCATGTGCCTGGCGGATGAACACAAGGGACACGACACCGTGCTGGTGGAGGTGGAAATACAAGTGCAGCAG AGACAGCTGGGTGAGATGAAGCTCAGCTCCCAGCAGAGCATTCAGCAAAGAGAGAAGGAAGTTCAAGAGCTAAGACAAGCCATCTTTTTTCTTAAT CGTTCAGCTCGGCTGGCGACGGAGACAAGCGACGGTGTCTTCACCGACCTTGTCCGCAGCATGGAGCTGAAGCGCTTCGAAGTGCGTGAGTTGATCAAGGCCCAGCAGAAGCAGGTCGTGAGTCAGGCCGAGCGGCTTCTGGAGAAGATCCAAAAGCAGATCACCGAGCAGAAGAAGCGAGAGGCCGATCTGGACCGGCTGACCCTCGCCGACGACCACCTGCATTTCCTTCAG AGCTGTCAGGCGCTGGAAGCGCTGCCGCCCGCGACGTCGCCGATCCCTGCCATCGCCGTGGAACCCGGCTTGACGTTTGACTCTGCCACAAAAGCCGTGTGCGACTTTAAATCGCTGTTGCAAGAGGTTTGCCAGGATGGCTTCGTCAGCATCTATGAGAAAG TGAGAGAAGTGGTGATCACGGCTCCCCCCAATTTGCCCGTCCACATCGACGTGACTGGGCACTCGGGTAATGTGACAGTACCCTTGGCCGAAATTCACCCCCCTGTACAAATGGAGGAGACAG GTTCCAAATTGTCTACGGGCTCCAGGCAGAGGCACAATCAGCGCCGCACTCATGCCAGAAAGAAATGA
- the LOC119136709 gene encoding E3 ubiquitin-protein ligase TRIM47-like isoform X1: MAQAGVVLDKDQFTCSVCLDVLRDPVTIPCGHSYCSDCIRNYWDQDDYLGVFMCPQCRQSFSPRPALARSTLLADVVDRFQRSGLQEVPAGGGGQQQQSLAEAGDVECDVCPGRKNKAVNSCLVCLASYCELHVRPHHDSAVFKKHKLVSASKRLQESVCQRHDKLLEVYCRTDKQCICSMCLADEHKGHDTVLVEVEIQVQQRQLGEMKLSSQQSIQQREKEVQELRQAIFFLNRSARLATETSDGVFTDLVRSMELKRFEVRELIKAQQKQVVSQAERLLEKIQKQITEQKKREADLDRLTLADDHLHFLQSCQALEALPPATSPIPAIAVEPGLTFDSATKAVCDFKSLLQEVCQDGFVSIYEKVREVVITAPPNLPVHIDVTGHSGNVTVPLAEIHPPVQMEETGFLSPGLDQSHMSPLNPFLSPGPVVPMFVFSPFGSKLSTGSRQRHNQRRTHARKK; the protein is encoded by the exons ATGGCCCAGGCAGGGGTGGTCCTGGACAAGGATCAGTTCACCTGCTCTGTGTGTCTGGATGTCCTGCGAGATCCGGTGACCATCCCGTGCGGCCATAGCTACTGCTCCGACTGCATCCGCAACTACTGGGACCAGGATGACTACCTCGGCGTGTTCATGTGCCCCCAGTGCCGACAAAGCTTCAGCCCGAGGCCAGCCCTCGCCCGCAGCACCTTGCTAGCCGACGTGGTGGACCGATTCCAGCGTAGCGGACTCCAGGAGGTCCCGGCAGGCGGAGGggggcaacaacaacaaagcctGGCGGAGGCCGGCGACGTGGAGTGCGACGTGTGCCCCGGGAGGAAGAACAAGGCGGTCAACTCTTGCTTGGTGTGCCTGGCGTCGTACTGCGAGCTGCACGTCCGGCCCCACCACGACTCGGCCGTATTTAAGAAGCACAAGCTGGTGTCAGCCTCCAAGAGGCTCCAGGAGAGCGTGTGCCAGCGTCACGATAAGCTGCTGGAGGTCTACTGCCGCACGGACAAGCAGTGCATCTGCTCCATGTGCCTGGCGGATGAACACAAGGGACACGACACCGTGCTGGTGGAGGTGGAAATACAAGTGCAGCAG AGACAGCTGGGTGAGATGAAGCTCAGCTCCCAGCAGAGCATTCAGCAAAGAGAGAAGGAAGTTCAAGAGCTAAGACAAGCCATCTTTTTTCTTAAT CGTTCAGCTCGGCTGGCGACGGAGACAAGCGACGGTGTCTTCACCGACCTTGTCCGCAGCATGGAGCTGAAGCGCTTCGAAGTGCGTGAGTTGATCAAGGCCCAGCAGAAGCAGGTCGTGAGTCAGGCCGAGCGGCTTCTGGAGAAGATCCAAAAGCAGATCACCGAGCAGAAGAAGCGAGAGGCCGATCTGGACCGGCTGACCCTCGCCGACGACCACCTGCATTTCCTTCAG AGCTGTCAGGCGCTGGAAGCGCTGCCGCCCGCGACGTCGCCGATCCCTGCCATCGCCGTGGAACCCGGCTTGACGTTTGACTCTGCCACAAAAGCCGTGTGCGACTTTAAATCGCTGTTGCAAGAGGTTTGCCAGGATGGCTTCGTCAGCATCTATGAGAAAG TGAGAGAAGTGGTGATCACGGCTCCCCCCAATTTGCCCGTCCACATCGACGTGACTGGGCACTCGGGTAATGTGACAGTACCCTTGGCCGAAATTCACCCCCCTGTACAAATGGAGGAGACAG GGTTCCTGTCACCTGGTTTGGACCAAAGCCACATGAGCCCACTCAACCCATTCCTAAGCCCAGGACCGGTTGTGCCCATGTTTGTCTTCTCGCCTTTTG GTTCCAAATTGTCTACGGGCTCCAGGCAGAGGCACAATCAGCGCCGCACTCATGCCAGAAAGAAATGA
- the bcl10 gene encoding B-cell lymphoma/leukemia 10, producing MDVPQLTEDEMAEIKKDVLIRMRHYLCEKIRARCHLDYLRSRRILTRDDAEEINSKSTQTSRTGWLLDILSENPRGLDVLVDSIRELRSQNFVIHKITDEVQKTKNEKLESLKAAASSSSSKNSLTPPCTTQDLSITFSSDSTLLCFPDGQESSTILKVGVCPSAPSLSNDGDLTFVASSSTTTSSSLPRPGDPGAPTLPEEEEDEEQLAGLPSNIDAVSPGSTVSGADPNFQPLRSRCLTPASVRSNLY from the exons ATGGATGTTCCTCAACTCACCGAAGATGAGATGGCTGAGATTAAAAAAGAC GTCCTGATCCGCATGCGGCACTACCTCTGTGAGAAGATCCGGGCGCGTTGCCATCTTGACTACTTGCGCTCCCGTCGCATCCTGACTCGTGACGATGCAGAGGAGATCAACAGCAAGAGCACGCAAACCAGCAGGACAGGCTGGCTGCTGGACATCCTTAGCGAGAACCCCCGTGGCCTCGACGTCCTGGTCGACTCCATCCGGGAGCTGCGCTCACAAAACTTTGTCATTCACAAGATCACAGATGAGGTGCAGAAGACCAAGAATGAGAAGCTGGAGTCTCTCAAAG CCGCAGCTTCTAGTTCCTCATCCAAGAACAGCCTCACCCCTCCATGTACCACCCAGGATCTCTCCATAACGTTCTCAAGCGACTCCACCTTGCTCTGCTTCCCAGACGGACAAGAAAGCTCCACCATTTTAAAAGTCGGCGTCTGCCCCAGTGCGCCGTCGCTATCGAATGATGGCGATCTGACGTTCgtggcctcctcctccaccacaaCTTCTTCCAGCCTCCCTAGGCCAGGAGACCCCGGAGCGCCCACTCTgcccgaggaggaggaggatgaagagcagCTGGCGGGGTTACCCTCTAACATAGATGCAGTGTCACCGGGGTCCACTGTCAGCGGAGCGGACCCCAACTTCCAACCTCTCCGCTCGCGTTGTCTCACTCCCGCGTCAGTTCGGAGCAACTTATACTAA
- the ift22 gene encoding intraflagellar transport protein 22 homolog isoform X2, translated as MSGKTVLANFLSDATENVGGEYRPTQAVRILEFESQLDGYGDVKSCEVELWDCSGDFKFESCWPALTKDCSGVVIIFNPDVPSHLKEIETWHSMFISSQGLQDSQCLLIAHHKPGSAIEEGRLPLASQLSRLPLIHSEMEEEPEDLRRAFCRYLGKVVNTLSESREREEMSIIT; from the exons ATG AGTGGCAAAACCGTCCTCGCAAATTTTCTCTCGGACGCAACAGAAAACGTGGGAGGCGAATACAGACCCACTCAAGCAGTCAG gATACTAGAATTTGAATCACAACTGGATGGTTATGGTGATGTAAAATCATGCGAGGTTGAGCTCTGGGACTGTTCCGGCGACTTCAA ATTTGAATCATGCTGGCCTGCGCTTACCAAGGACTGCAGCGGTGTGGTGATCATTTTTAACCCCGACGTTCCCAGCCACTTGAAAGAAATTGAGACCTGGCACTCGATGTTCATCTCCTCGCAGGGCTTGCAGGACAGCCAGTGTCTGCTCATTGCACATCACAAGCCCGGCAGTGCAATAGAAGAAGGTCGACTGCCTTTAG CTTCACAGCTGAGCAGGCTTCCACTCATTCACTCTGAAATGGAGGAAGAGCCCGAGGACCTGAGGCGAGCTTTCTGCAGATACTTGGGGAAAGTTGTGAATACACTTTCAGAAAGTCGGGAACGGGAGGAGATGTCCATCATCACATAG